Proteins found in one Deinococcus cellulosilyticus NBRC 106333 = KACC 11606 genomic segment:
- a CDS encoding cold-shock protein yields the protein MAAGTVKWSSAEKGSGFISSEGTPDLFAPCGAHKSSGFKRPNEGHEVEFDVQAGQNGKGSQTASLTQLRWVHGRPVEVRTRPCSAFG from the coding sequence ATGGCTGCAGGCACCGTGAAATGGTCCAGTGCAGAAAAAGGATCCGGATTTATTTCGAGTGAGGGCACACCCGATTTGTTCGCCCCCTGCGGTGCCCACAAGAGCAGTGGATTCAAAAGACCCAATGAAGGTCATGAGGTCGAGTTCGACGTTCAGGCTGGACAGAACGGCAAAGGCTCCCAGACCGCCAGCCTCACCCAGTTGCGGTGGGTTCACGGACGCCCTGTTGAAGTTCGCACCAGGCCCTGCAGTGCTTTTGGCTGA